In Microbulbifer sp. GL-2, the following are encoded in one genomic region:
- the rsmB gene encoding 16S rRNA (cytosine(967)-C(5))-methyltransferase RsmB: MSKDVRAEAARVVAVLLEEQGSLARLLPKAEDKVEERDRALLRELCYGSARYAPRLQLIAAKLLRKKPGDTLVSALIMLGLYQLEYTRIPDHAAISATVNAARSLGLDRATGVINGVLRNALRNSDQLQRKLSGNPQFSSMHPAWLQQRIKAAWPEQASDIFRANNLNPSMTLRVNTSKISRADYLQQLDETGLSAEPCAISPVGITLVEPVSVGVLPGFSEGLVSVQDESAQLAAQILAPQQGERVLDACAAPGGKSCHLLEQQPTIALSALDIEENRLDRVQENLDRCGLSAKLICADAVAPEAWWDGQHFDRILLDAPCSATGVIRRNPDIKLLRRDDDIPELAQLQGDMLRAIWPLLKPGGSLVYATCSVLPTENSEVVTTFIAETEDASDNTPELLNDKPWGEKQAAGMQLLPRTDGGDGFYYALLSKAE, encoded by the coding sequence ATGAGTAAAGATGTACGCGCCGAGGCGGCTCGAGTTGTCGCCGTCCTGCTGGAGGAGCAAGGCTCTCTGGCACGACTGTTACCCAAAGCCGAGGACAAAGTCGAAGAGCGTGACCGCGCCCTGTTGCGCGAGCTGTGCTACGGCAGCGCACGCTACGCACCTCGCCTGCAATTAATCGCCGCTAAATTACTGCGCAAAAAGCCTGGCGATACCCTGGTCAGCGCTTTGATTATGTTGGGTCTGTACCAATTGGAATACACTCGCATCCCCGATCATGCAGCCATTTCCGCTACAGTAAATGCCGCACGCAGCCTTGGCCTCGATCGAGCCACGGGTGTCATCAATGGTGTATTGCGCAATGCTCTGCGCAACAGCGATCAACTACAACGCAAGCTGTCCGGTAATCCCCAGTTCAGCTCCATGCATCCGGCCTGGTTACAGCAACGTATCAAGGCCGCCTGGCCCGAACAGGCATCAGACATCTTTCGTGCCAACAACCTAAATCCGTCTATGACCCTGCGGGTAAACACCTCCAAGATTTCCCGCGCGGACTATTTGCAACAACTCGACGAAACAGGCCTATCTGCTGAGCCCTGTGCCATATCGCCGGTGGGTATCACCCTGGTTGAGCCGGTATCAGTAGGTGTTCTGCCAGGCTTCTCTGAGGGGCTGGTGAGCGTGCAGGATGAATCCGCACAACTGGCAGCCCAGATTCTGGCTCCACAGCAGGGCGAACGAGTGCTGGATGCCTGTGCAGCTCCGGGCGGTAAAAGCTGCCACCTGCTGGAACAGCAGCCCACTATCGCGTTGAGCGCTTTGGATATTGAGGAAAATCGCCTTGACCGCGTACAGGAAAATCTCGACCGTTGTGGCCTGAGCGCAAAATTGATTTGCGCCGACGCCGTCGCGCCGGAAGCCTGGTGGGACGGCCAGCATTTCGACCGTATCCTACTCGACGCGCCCTGCTCCGCCACAGGTGTTATCCGCCGTAATCCGGATATCAAGCTGTTGCGTCGCGATGACGATATTCCCGAGCTGGCCCAACTGCAGGGGGATATGTTGCGTGCCATCTGGCCGCTGCTGAAACCCGGTGGCAGCCTGGTTTATGCTACCTGTTCAGTGCTGCCCACAGAAAACAGTGAAGTTGTCACAACCTTCATTGCGGAGACCGAGGATGCGAGCGACAATACTCCCGAACTGCTTAACGACAAGCCTTGGGGAGAGAAGCAGGCTGCGGGTATGCAACTGTTGCCCAGGACCGATGGCGGTGACGGTTTCTACTACGCTCTGCTGAGCAAGGCCGAATAA
- a CDS encoding ABC transporter permease produces the protein MNELYLIYKNMTRKPLRLFLTCFAIFIAFLIFGAVTSLKTALNSSVELSADNRLVVFNRINFTKSLPIAYYQKVAAVEGVKDVTHLNWFGGYYQEPTKQIVSMAVEPESYLRVYEEVVVPEDQKASWFNNRQGALVGEKLAQIYGWKVGDKIPLSSTIFTHKDGGYTWEFVVSGIFKGDTEQYDTRQMLFHYKYFMETQTFGGDWIGWMALTTNDSSLNEKVAKTIDDSFANSQNETDTSTEKAFNKAFIEQIGNIGLIIFSVVFTAFFTILIVVGNTMALAIRERTGEIAVLKTLGFSSPRIFRMVLSESMLIAFIGGISGLAAAWLLVEGIKTFLARFLPNLILDSNIALQALVFMLLLGIITGLLPAFNALRLNIVTAFNRQQ, from the coding sequence ATGAACGAACTTTACTTAATCTATAAAAACATGACAAGGAAACCCCTGCGGTTATTCCTGACCTGTTTTGCCATCTTTATTGCCTTCCTGATTTTCGGTGCAGTAACCAGTTTGAAAACCGCGCTGAATTCCAGTGTGGAGCTTTCAGCAGATAATCGCCTGGTTGTATTTAACCGGATCAATTTCACTAAATCCCTGCCCATCGCCTACTACCAAAAAGTCGCTGCGGTAGAGGGTGTTAAGGATGTCACCCACCTGAACTGGTTTGGTGGCTACTACCAGGAGCCGACCAAACAAATTGTCTCTATGGCCGTAGAGCCGGAATCTTACCTTCGCGTATACGAAGAAGTTGTTGTCCCCGAAGACCAGAAAGCATCCTGGTTTAATAACCGCCAGGGTGCACTTGTTGGTGAGAAACTCGCACAGATTTACGGCTGGAAAGTGGGCGATAAAATCCCACTATCATCCACTATTTTTACCCACAAAGATGGCGGATATACCTGGGAGTTTGTTGTCTCCGGAATTTTTAAAGGGGATACCGAGCAATATGATACCCGCCAAATGCTGTTTCACTATAAGTATTTTATGGAAACCCAAACATTTGGTGGAGACTGGATCGGCTGGATGGCACTGACCACTAATGACTCCTCCCTGAATGAAAAAGTGGCGAAAACCATCGACGACTCTTTTGCCAACTCCCAAAATGAGACTGATACAAGTACTGAGAAAGCTTTTAATAAAGCCTTTATTGAGCAAATAGGCAATATTGGTCTGATTATTTTCTCTGTAGTATTTACCGCTTTTTTTACCATCCTGATTGTTGTTGGTAATACCATGGCCCTGGCTATTCGTGAACGTACAGGAGAAATTGCTGTACTGAAAACCCTGGGTTTTTCCAGCCCAAGAATTTTCCGAATGGTTTTGTCGGAGTCCATGTTAATTGCCTTTATTGGCGGTATCTCTGGTCTTGCCGCCGCCTGGCTGCTTGTAGAAGGCATTAAAACTTTTCTCGCCAGATTTCTACCCAATTTGATTTTGGATAGTAACATTGCACTACAGGCGCTGGTATTTATGCTGCTATTGGGAATAATTACCGGTTTGTTGCCGGCTTTTAACGCTTTGCGGCTGAATATCGTCACAGCATTTAATCGCCAGCAATAA
- a CDS encoding TrkH family potassium uptake protein, whose amino-acid sequence MRIAVIARVFGILLTVFSLTLLPPIVVSLWYSDDTHSAFVAAFVITLITGLFMWLPVHDLRQDLRTRDGFVVTSLFWLILGSFGALPFIISPQPDLSITDSIFESISGLTTTGATVITGLDSLPPAILYYRQQLQWFGGIGVIVIALAILPMLGIGGMQLYKAEIPGPVKDTKLTPRIAETARALIVIYVILTILCGIGYWWAGMTVFDAVGHAFSTVANGGFSTHDASMGFYAHNRAIMVICIIFMFTAAINFGLHFYAFRNKTLKHYWRDSEFRFYLMLILGAGLLISCYLWILNIFSPGNSLLHGFFQVVSISTTAGFASENFSAWPVFLPYALLLLGILGACAGSTSGGIKAVRGMLIMKSGMRELNRLVHANAVIPIKINRKIVPDRVTDAVWGFFAVYVLSFFILSIIVIATGEDFVTAVTTVASCLSNIGPALGDAASHYGSVNEVAKWFLILAMLMGRLEIFTLLVLLTPAFWRH is encoded by the coding sequence ATGCGAATTGCGGTAATTGCGCGAGTTTTTGGAATTCTCCTGACGGTGTTCAGCCTGACACTGCTGCCGCCGATCGTGGTATCGCTGTGGTATAGCGACGATACGCACAGCGCCTTTGTCGCAGCTTTTGTAATTACCCTGATTACCGGCTTATTTATGTGGCTGCCGGTGCACGATCTGCGCCAGGACCTGCGCACCCGCGACGGCTTTGTAGTGACCTCGCTGTTCTGGCTGATCCTCGGCAGTTTCGGTGCCCTGCCTTTTATAATCAGCCCACAGCCGGACCTGAGTATTACCGACTCTATTTTTGAGTCCATCTCCGGTCTCACCACCACTGGTGCTACGGTAATTACCGGTCTGGACTCCCTGCCCCCGGCAATTCTCTATTACCGTCAGCAATTACAGTGGTTTGGTGGAATAGGCGTGATTGTAATTGCCCTGGCCATCCTGCCTATGCTGGGTATCGGCGGTATGCAGTTATACAAGGCGGAAATTCCAGGGCCGGTAAAAGATACCAAATTGACACCACGTATCGCCGAAACTGCGCGTGCGCTGATCGTGATTTATGTGATTCTCACCATTCTATGTGGCATTGGCTACTGGTGGGCTGGCATGACGGTTTTCGACGCAGTGGGCCACGCCTTTTCCACCGTGGCTAACGGTGGTTTCTCCACCCATGATGCCAGTATGGGCTTCTATGCCCACAATCGAGCAATCATGGTGATCTGCATCATTTTCATGTTCACTGCGGCAATCAACTTCGGCCTGCATTTTTACGCTTTTCGCAATAAAACCCTGAAGCATTACTGGCGCGATTCCGAATTTCGTTTTTATTTGATGCTGATTTTAGGCGCCGGCTTACTGATCAGTTGTTACCTGTGGATATTGAATATTTTCTCTCCTGGCAACAGCCTGCTGCACGGCTTTTTCCAGGTTGTCTCAATCAGCACCACTGCCGGTTTTGCTTCTGAAAATTTTTCCGCCTGGCCGGTATTCCTGCCCTATGCATTATTACTTCTGGGTATTCTTGGCGCCTGCGCTGGTTCGACTTCCGGAGGCATCAAGGCTGTGCGCGGTATGTTGATTATGAAGTCGGGTATGCGTGAACTGAACCGGCTGGTGCACGCCAATGCGGTAATACCTATCAAGATCAATCGCAAGATAGTGCCAGACCGGGTGACCGATGCTGTCTGGGGATTTTTCGCCGTCTATGTCCTGTCGTTTTTTATCCTCTCCATTATTGTGATCGCCACCGGCGAGGATTTTGTCACCGCCGTCACCACGGTTGCCTCCTGCCTGAGTAATATTGGACCTGCCCTGGGCGATGCGGCCTCTCACTACGGCTCAGTCAATGAAGTGGCCAAGTGGTTTCTGATCCTCGCCATGCTGATGGGGCGGTTGGAAATTTTTACCTTGTTGGTACTGCTAACTCCCGCTTTCTGGCGCCATTAA
- the glyQ gene encoding glycine--tRNA ligase subunit alpha gives MSKQYDLSTFQGLIFALQDYWARQGCVILQPLDMEVGAGTFHPATFLRAIGPENWNAAYVQPCRRPTDGRYGENPNRLQHYYQYQVVMKPSPDNIQELYLDSLRAMGVDPAIHDIRFVEDNWESPTLGAWGLGWEVWLNGMEVTQFTYFQQVGGIECYPVTGEITYGLERIAMYLQGVESIYDLVWTRNLDGSPVTYGDVFHQNEVEMSRYNFEHADVEFLFATFDHCERESSRLIELGLPLPAYEQVMKASHAFNLLDARHAISVTERQRYILRVRTLARAVAQAYYDARRALGFPLADEALRADILAEDVEQEEKQ, from the coding sequence GTGTCCAAGCAATACGATCTCAGTACCTTTCAGGGACTTATTTTTGCCCTGCAGGATTATTGGGCGCGCCAAGGGTGCGTCATTCTACAGCCTCTGGATATGGAAGTGGGCGCTGGCACCTTTCATCCAGCTACCTTCCTGCGCGCCATAGGCCCGGAAAACTGGAATGCGGCCTATGTGCAACCCTGCCGCCGCCCCACCGACGGCCGCTACGGCGAGAACCCTAACCGCCTGCAGCACTACTACCAATACCAGGTGGTAATGAAACCGTCCCCGGACAACATTCAGGAATTGTACCTCGACAGCCTTCGCGCCATGGGCGTAGATCCGGCGATCCACGATATTCGTTTTGTCGAGGACAACTGGGAATCCCCGACCCTCGGAGCCTGGGGGCTCGGTTGGGAGGTTTGGCTGAACGGTATGGAAGTGACCCAGTTCACCTACTTCCAGCAGGTGGGCGGCATCGAATGCTACCCGGTTACCGGCGAGATCACTTATGGCCTGGAGCGAATCGCTATGTACCTGCAGGGTGTCGAATCCATTTACGACCTGGTGTGGACTCGCAACTTGGATGGCAGCCCTGTCACCTATGGCGATGTTTTCCACCAAAATGAAGTGGAGATGTCCCGTTACAACTTTGAACACGCCGATGTGGAGTTCCTGTTCGCCACCTTCGATCACTGCGAGCGCGAGAGCTCCCGCCTGATCGAGCTGGGCCTGCCGCTACCCGCCTACGAGCAGGTGATGAAGGCCTCCCACGCCTTCAACCTGCTGGATGCGCGCCACGCCATTTCGGTGACTGAGCGTCAGCGCTATATCCTGCGTGTACGCACCCTGGCCCGAGCAGTGGCGCAGGCTTATTACGATGCGCGCCGCGCGCTGGGGTTCCCCCTGGCGGATGAGGCACTGCGTGCGGATATTCTGGCGGAAGACGTCGAGCAAGAGGAGAAGCAGTAA
- a CDS encoding lysophospholipid acyltransferase family protein, with protein MDIKGYLAAGALKLIGRLSLPWSRRLGRFAGRLAILVRSEGLRLSRINLAQCYPAMDPKKRERLARESVMNTAINGFEMASIWHHSWATNEKAIVQVRNQHLLFQGEKDGRGTLVLMPHTGNWEIFGMYLAAMGPSMALYQPPKIAELDPVIRSGREKTGAKMVPTNIHGVRSLLKCLKAGHVAMVLPDQEPDMGGDFAPFFGRPALTMTLAHNLLQRTKCHVVFGFGKRVEGGFELVFLPAEKAIHSEEQKVSLAAMNRGVEACIAQAPEQYQWEYKRFRKQPEGKSKIYRKKK; from the coding sequence TTGGATATTAAGGGGTACCTGGCTGCAGGTGCACTGAAACTGATTGGCAGGCTGTCATTGCCTTGGTCCCGACGCCTGGGGCGTTTCGCCGGTAGACTGGCGATATTAGTCCGTTCTGAGGGTCTGCGTCTGAGTAGGATCAACCTGGCGCAATGCTACCCGGCAATGGACCCGAAAAAGCGGGAGAGGCTGGCGCGTGAAAGTGTGATGAACACTGCCATCAACGGTTTCGAAATGGCTAGTATCTGGCACCATTCCTGGGCCACCAATGAAAAGGCCATAGTGCAGGTGCGCAACCAGCATTTACTGTTTCAGGGGGAAAAGGATGGCCGTGGAACCTTGGTGCTTATGCCACACACGGGCAACTGGGAAATTTTTGGCATGTACCTGGCGGCCATGGGCCCCTCCATGGCCCTGTACCAGCCGCCGAAAATTGCCGAGTTGGACCCGGTGATACGCAGCGGCCGTGAAAAGACTGGCGCAAAAATGGTACCCACTAATATTCATGGGGTGCGCTCACTGCTCAAGTGCCTGAAGGCCGGCCATGTCGCTATGGTATTACCGGATCAGGAACCGGATATGGGTGGCGATTTCGCCCCCTTTTTCGGCCGACCGGCCCTGACCATGACGCTCGCACACAACCTGCTGCAACGCACCAAGTGCCATGTAGTATTCGGCTTTGGCAAGCGGGTGGAGGGTGGTTTTGAGCTGGTTTTCCTGCCGGCAGAAAAAGCTATTCACAGCGAGGAGCAGAAGGTTTCCCTGGCGGCGATGAATCGCGGTGTGGAGGCATGCATAGCCCAGGCGCCGGAGCAGTATCAATGGGAGTACAAGCGCTTTCGCAAACAGCCGGAAGGTAAAAGTAAGATTTACCGTAAGAAAAAATAA
- a CDS encoding ABC transporter ATP-binding protein: protein MSEDVLFQLKGVSKSFIKGKEKISIFDDLNMDIERGDFVAIMGPSGSGKTTLLNMLGGVDQPSGGEVWFDGTRIDSLSESALTRWRAENIGFIFQFYNLMPMLNAQRNVELPLLLTKLSKSQRRKNVETALALVGLSDRAKHMSSEMSGGQQQRVAIARAIVSDPKLILCDEPTGDLDRATADEILEMLQLLNRDHGKTIVMVTHDPAAAKYAKRTLHLDKGQFVQREIVV, encoded by the coding sequence ATGTCAGAAGATGTGTTGTTTCAATTAAAAGGTGTCAGTAAGAGCTTTATTAAAGGGAAGGAAAAAATCTCTATTTTTGACGATCTCAATATGGATATTGAGCGGGGGGATTTCGTTGCCATTATGGGGCCTTCGGGCTCGGGCAAAACCACCCTCCTGAATATGCTCGGCGGCGTTGACCAACCCAGCGGCGGTGAAGTCTGGTTTGATGGCACACGCATCGACTCCCTGAGCGAGAGTGCCCTGACTCGCTGGCGGGCAGAAAACATCGGTTTTATTTTTCAGTTCTATAACCTGATGCCAATGCTGAATGCACAGCGCAATGTAGAATTGCCACTGCTACTGACCAAGTTATCTAAATCACAACGGCGCAAAAACGTAGAAACCGCACTCGCCCTGGTGGGTCTCAGCGACCGCGCCAAACATATGTCCAGTGAAATGTCCGGCGGTCAGCAGCAACGGGTTGCTATCGCCCGTGCGATTGTCTCCGATCCCAAGTTGATTCTTTGTGACGAGCCTACTGGAGACCTGGACCGCGCCACCGCGGATGAAATCCTGGAAATGCTGCAACTGCTGAACCGCGACCACGGCAAGACCATAGTGATGGTAACCCACGACCCTGCCGCGGCTAAATACGCCAAGCGCACCCTGCATCTCGACAAGGGGCAATTTGTGCAGAGGGAAATCGTGGTATGA
- a CDS encoding FtsX-like permease family protein, translating to MGSLIAQIVSVTLMNLGSLRRRLWMSLAMVLASAVVVAILLAFLAMAKGFEETMRGAGSNQVAILMREGSSTELNSVITQDQVNLIGESAGIAHDANGPLISPELYVIVDGIKKSSGTEANIPLRGLNKTGMDMRTNMRLVEGRMFTPGTNEMVVGQGVLREFDGFEIGKEVRFGKNLWTVVGVFSTGGNIFESELWADIKIIQSHYNRGNSYQSIRAKLDKDGDLGPVKETIEREPRLNLDAQTEREYFASQGKQLQYIATFGWIISAVMALGALAGALNTMYTSVADRAKEIATLRALGFSNFSAFCGTIAEAMVLAAAGGLLGSLAAFMFFDGLNTSTLGGSFTQVVFSFEMSADLFLQGAILALVIGFISGFFPAWRAARMPVIVAFRYAA from the coding sequence ATGGGTTCTCTAATTGCACAAATAGTTTCGGTAACCCTGATGAACCTGGGCAGCTTGCGCCGACGCCTGTGGATGTCACTGGCAATGGTTTTGGCTTCAGCTGTAGTGGTAGCAATATTACTGGCATTTCTCGCCATGGCTAAAGGCTTTGAGGAGACCATGCGCGGGGCCGGCTCCAACCAAGTCGCTATCCTGATGCGTGAAGGTTCCTCCACCGAACTCAATTCGGTGATTACACAGGATCAGGTTAACTTGATTGGCGAGTCTGCAGGTATCGCCCACGATGCCAACGGTCCCCTGATATCCCCTGAGCTCTATGTAATTGTCGATGGCATCAAGAAATCATCTGGTACCGAAGCCAATATCCCACTGCGTGGTCTCAATAAAACCGGCATGGATATGCGCACTAATATGCGTCTGGTAGAAGGACGCATGTTCACACCAGGCACGAATGAAATGGTCGTAGGACAAGGAGTGTTAAGGGAATTTGACGGCTTTGAAATCGGCAAGGAAGTCCGCTTTGGCAAAAACCTGTGGACCGTGGTTGGTGTTTTTTCCACAGGGGGTAATATTTTTGAAAGTGAGTTGTGGGCAGATATCAAAATTATCCAGAGCCATTACAATCGCGGAAACAGCTATCAGTCGATCCGTGCAAAATTAGACAAAGACGGTGATCTGGGCCCAGTAAAGGAAACCATTGAACGGGAGCCACGCCTGAACCTGGATGCCCAGACTGAGCGTGAATACTTCGCCAGCCAGGGCAAACAATTACAGTACATTGCCACTTTTGGTTGGATTATCAGCGCAGTAATGGCTCTCGGTGCCCTCGCAGGAGCACTCAACACCATGTATACCTCTGTCGCGGATCGCGCCAAGGAAATTGCCACTCTGCGCGCGCTGGGTTTCAGTAACTTTTCTGCCTTCTGCGGCACTATTGCCGAAGCTATGGTACTGGCAGCGGCAGGCGGGCTATTAGGCTCGTTGGCGGCATTTATGTTCTTCGACGGGCTCAACACTTCTACCTTGGGCGGCAGCTTTACCCAGGTGGTATTCAGCTTCGAGATGTCAGCGGACCTATTCCTGCAAGGCGCAATATTGGCGCTGGTAATAGGCTTTATCAGCGGTTTTTTCCCCGCCTGGCGCGCTGCGCGTATGCCAGTGATAGTGGCTTTTCGCTACGCGGCTTAA
- a CDS encoding efflux RND transporter periplasmic adaptor subunit, with translation MSRNTSELLGQLKIDRDAVPEAPTSSRKTWLAASIGTAAGLVMGFAAATLLAGEQSSVASTETLPAKSTIPAPAVRERTETVLNASGYITARRMATVSAEVMGLISSVDVEEGMHVSEGQVLARLDDAKARVSLDFALAQVEVLQAQEASISAKLKEAERQYRRFAGLRDKNYSSKAQLTQSQASAEGLRADLRSARANIEVAKLEAKRQQERLEDHIIRAPFSGIVTQKNAQPGEIVAPSSAGGGFTRTGICTIVDMNSLEIEVDVNEAFIGRVSAGQRVNANLDAYPEWDIPASVVAIIPTADRAKATVRVRIGIDDKDPRILPDMGVKVGFLAEEETAL, from the coding sequence ATGAGCAGAAACACCAGTGAGCTGCTCGGTCAGTTGAAAATTGACCGGGATGCGGTTCCAGAAGCACCTACATCATCTCGAAAAACCTGGCTGGCGGCCTCTATAGGCACCGCTGCCGGCTTGGTTATGGGGTTTGCCGCTGCCACACTATTGGCAGGGGAGCAGTCCTCAGTAGCATCAACAGAAACCCTTCCCGCCAAGTCTACTATCCCAGCACCCGCTGTCCGCGAGCGAACCGAAACTGTGCTCAACGCCTCTGGTTACATCACTGCGCGCCGCATGGCCACTGTATCTGCCGAGGTAATGGGCCTGATCAGCAGTGTGGATGTTGAGGAGGGTATGCATGTAAGTGAGGGGCAAGTGCTGGCACGCCTCGATGATGCCAAGGCGCGGGTCAGCCTGGATTTTGCCCTCGCACAGGTCGAGGTACTGCAAGCCCAGGAAGCAAGCATCAGTGCCAAACTCAAGGAAGCGGAACGCCAGTACCGGCGTTTCGCCGGACTGCGCGATAAAAACTATTCTAGCAAGGCTCAGCTCACACAGAGCCAGGCCAGCGCCGAAGGACTCAGGGCCGACTTAAGAAGTGCCCGCGCCAATATCGAGGTGGCCAAACTGGAGGCCAAACGCCAACAGGAACGGCTCGAAGATCATATTATTCGCGCCCCCTTCTCCGGCATCGTCACTCAGAAAAATGCCCAACCAGGAGAAATTGTCGCGCCCAGCTCTGCCGGAGGCGGCTTCACGCGCACCGGTATCTGCACCATCGTGGACATGAATTCCCTGGAAATTGAAGTGGATGTGAACGAGGCATTTATTGGCCGGGTCTCTGCGGGGCAGAGGGTAAATGCCAACCTCGACGCCTACCCGGAATGGGATATTCCAGCCTCCGTAGTCGCCATTATTCCTACTGCCGATCGTGCCAAAGCCACTGTACGCGTACGTATCGGCATCGACGATAAAGATCCGCGTATCCTGCCGGACATGGGAGTTAAAGTCGGGTTCCTGGCCGAGGAGGAAACGGCTCTCTAG